One genomic region from Ornithinicoccus hortensis encodes:
- a CDS encoding adenine phosphoribosyltransferase has translation MSSTDQAGQESHHDESLARDVDAALRSIPDFPEPGVVFKDFTPVLLDPALRTRVVRDVVRRHRGGVDVVVGIEARGFIIGAVVAHELEVGFALVRKEGKLPGATHSVSYDLEYGSATVEVHEDAIRPAQRVLVVDDVLATGGTAAATCDLVERCGGSVVGVEVVLELGFLDGRSRLGDYPVTALLTD, from the coding sequence ATGTCGAGCACCGACCAGGCGGGACAGGAGTCCCACCACGACGAGTCGCTGGCCCGCGACGTGGACGCCGCGTTGCGTTCCATCCCGGACTTCCCCGAGCCCGGGGTGGTGTTCAAGGACTTCACGCCGGTGCTGCTGGACCCGGCGCTGCGGACCCGGGTGGTCCGGGACGTCGTGCGGCGGCACCGCGGCGGCGTCGACGTCGTCGTCGGCATCGAGGCGCGCGGCTTCATCATCGGCGCCGTCGTGGCGCACGAGCTGGAGGTCGGGTTCGCCCTGGTCCGCAAGGAGGGCAAGCTGCCCGGCGCGACCCACTCGGTCAGCTACGACCTGGAGTACGGCAGCGCCACGGTCGAGGTCCACGAGGACGCGATCCGGCCCGCACAACGGGTGCTGGTCGTCGACGACGTGCTGGCCACCGGCGGCACCGCGGCGGCCACCTGCGACCTGGTGGAACGCTGCGGCGGCAGTGTCGTCGGGGTCGAGGTGGTCCTCGAGCTGGGCTTCCTGGACGGCCGTTCCCGGCTGGGCGACTACCC
- the secF gene encoding protein translocase subunit SecF, whose protein sequence is MASFAQLGNDLFTGKRSVAVVGRRNVWYGIAGILLVVSFLGIFGRGLNFGIEFTGGTELRVGGVSQMEDYESRSDEVVSEIAPSSGEVAATTIGTETIRIQTGEMTPEQANQSAAALAEEFGVPGDNVTSSLVGPSWGDTVTTKAIQALVVFLLLVTIVLAFYFRTLKMAVAALVALLHDVVFTVGIYALVGIEISPASMIGFLTILGYSIYDTIVVFDKVKENTEHAFDTKRQTYAEAANLAVNQTMIRSINTSVVALLPVAAILVVGIFFIGPGTLLDLSTALFIGIAVGTYSSIFIATPLLVHLRQNEEEIKDLDKKVARKRRLEPDPEPAVEADPEVEVDEVGAPLAANVAGTGADEEAGSPARAEGQPSTTGRQIHPMAQRGPRNQPRRAPRSRR, encoded by the coding sequence ATGGCCAGTTTCGCCCAACTCGGCAACGACCTGTTCACCGGCAAGCGGTCGGTGGCGGTCGTCGGCCGCCGCAACGTCTGGTACGGGATCGCGGGCATCCTGCTCGTGGTCTCCTTCCTCGGCATCTTCGGCCGGGGGCTCAACTTCGGCATCGAGTTCACCGGCGGCACCGAGCTGCGGGTCGGCGGGGTCTCCCAGATGGAGGACTACGAGTCGCGGTCCGATGAGGTGGTCAGCGAGATCGCGCCCTCCTCGGGCGAGGTCGCCGCCACCACCATCGGCACCGAGACCATCCGGATCCAGACCGGGGAGATGACCCCGGAGCAGGCCAACCAGAGCGCCGCCGCCCTGGCCGAGGAGTTCGGTGTCCCCGGCGACAACGTCACCAGCTCGCTGGTGGGTCCGTCGTGGGGTGACACCGTCACCACCAAGGCCATCCAGGCCCTCGTGGTCTTCCTCCTGCTGGTCACCATCGTCCTGGCGTTCTACTTCCGCACCCTGAAGATGGCGGTCGCGGCGCTCGTGGCGCTGCTGCACGACGTGGTCTTCACCGTCGGCATCTACGCCCTGGTGGGCATCGAGATCTCCCCGGCGTCGATGATCGGCTTCCTGACCATCCTCGGCTACTCGATCTACGACACGATCGTGGTCTTCGACAAGGTCAAGGAGAACACCGAGCACGCCTTCGACACCAAGCGGCAGACGTATGCCGAGGCGGCCAACCTGGCGGTCAACCAGACGATGATCCGGTCGATCAACACCTCTGTGGTGGCCCTGCTGCCGGTGGCCGCGATCCTGGTGGTCGGCATCTTCTTCATCGGTCCGGGCACGCTGCTGGACCTGTCCACCGCGTTGTTCATCGGAATCGCGGTCGGCACCTACTCCTCGATCTTCATCGCCACCCCGCTGCTGGTGCACCTGCGCCAGAACGAGGAGGAGATCAAGGACCTGGACAAGAAGGTGGCCCGCAAGCGCCGCCTCGAGCCGGACCCCGAACCCGCGGTCGAGGCCGACCCGGAGGTGGAGGTCGACGAGGTCGGTGCCCCGCTCGCGGCCAACGTCGCCGGCACCGGCGCGGACGAGGAAGCCGGCTCCCCGGCCCGTGCGGAGGGTCAGCCGAGCACCACCGGCCGGCAGATCCACCCGATGGCCCAGCGGGGACCCCGCAACCAGCCGCGGCGGGCCCCCCGCTCCCGGCGCTGA
- the secD gene encoding protein translocase subunit SecD, with the protein MAKKTKSGRNRTSIRTIIALGFIIALVFGGVGAAKLWSNPPGQLTPLLGLDLAGGRQIVLEPVVEGDADISAETVDQAIDIIRRRIDGNGVAEAEVSRLGATSISVAIPGNPTQDQLDALSRSSQLQFRAVLVAQATQPMETTPPTPTRELPMPTGSTDDPAATGDEATDDATGGEPSVSVPEGSGEDGATVTDGAYPEGLLAAGDAADEATATDAPGATGADDEQTTDDAVSTEGPEDTDLPTPTDASDLAWVTPELQQEFMDLDCSDPEAAYDATSENPAVATVACSSGGLEKFILGPSEVTGASVTDASSGLEMGQAGPTGRVQVSLTFDAEGTEAFREITARLAAISKQDARNRFAIVLDREVISAPGVNEAIPNGTASIAGGFTNESAELLANQLKFGALPMSFTIQTSEQISPTLGGEQLRLGIIAGIIGLVLVFIYSLLQYRALGLVTVGSLLVATALTYGTITLLGTTHNFRLTMAGVTGVIVAIGVTADSFIVYFERIRDEVRAGRPLRYAVDTGWRRARGTIIISDAVNLIAASVLYFLSEAGVKAFAFTLGLTTVIDLLVVIMFTHPVVSILANTEFFGQGHKWSGMDPERLGAKRSTYLGRGRFSAPEPKKPRHTREELEGGIV; encoded by the coding sequence ATGGCCAAGAAGACCAAGAGCGGACGTAACCGCACCTCGATCAGGACCATCATCGCCCTGGGCTTCATCATCGCCCTCGTCTTCGGCGGCGTCGGTGCCGCCAAGCTGTGGAGCAACCCCCCGGGCCAGCTCACCCCGCTCTTGGGGTTGGACCTGGCCGGCGGACGCCAGATCGTGCTGGAGCCGGTCGTGGAGGGCGATGCCGACATCAGTGCCGAGACGGTCGACCAGGCCATCGACATCATCCGGCGCCGGATCGACGGCAACGGCGTCGCCGAGGCCGAGGTGTCCCGCCTGGGGGCCACCAGCATCTCGGTGGCGATCCCCGGCAACCCCACCCAGGACCAGCTCGATGCGTTGAGCCGCTCCTCCCAGCTGCAGTTCCGCGCGGTCCTGGTCGCGCAGGCCACCCAGCCGATGGAGACCACCCCGCCGACGCCCACCCGTGAGCTGCCGATGCCCACCGGGTCCACCGACGACCCCGCGGCCACCGGCGACGAGGCCACCGACGACGCGACCGGCGGCGAACCGTCCGTGAGCGTGCCCGAGGGGAGCGGGGAGGACGGCGCGACCGTCACCGACGGCGCCTACCCCGAGGGCCTGCTCGCAGCCGGTGACGCGGCGGACGAGGCCACGGCCACCGATGCCCCCGGGGCCACCGGCGCCGACGACGAGCAGACCACCGACGACGCCGTGTCCACCGAGGGCCCGGAGGACACGGACCTGCCGACCCCGACGGACGCCAGCGACCTGGCCTGGGTCACCCCCGAGCTGCAGCAGGAGTTCATGGACCTGGACTGCTCGGACCCGGAGGCCGCCTACGACGCGACCAGCGAGAACCCCGCCGTGGCGACGGTGGCCTGCTCCTCCGGCGGCCTGGAGAAGTTCATCCTCGGCCCCTCCGAGGTGACCGGCGCGTCGGTGACCGACGCGTCCTCCGGCCTGGAGATGGGCCAGGCCGGCCCGACGGGTCGGGTGCAGGTCAGCCTCACCTTCGACGCCGAGGGCACCGAGGCGTTCCGCGAGATCACGGCCCGGCTGGCCGCCATCTCCAAGCAGGACGCTCGCAACCGGTTCGCGATCGTGCTGGATCGCGAGGTGATCTCGGCGCCGGGAGTCAACGAGGCGATCCCGAACGGCACCGCGAGCATCGCCGGCGGCTTCACCAACGAGTCCGCCGAGCTGCTGGCCAACCAGCTGAAGTTCGGTGCGCTGCCGATGTCCTTCACCATCCAGACCAGCGAGCAGATCAGCCCCACCCTCGGCGGCGAGCAGCTCCGGCTGGGCATCATCGCCGGCATCATCGGTCTGGTGCTGGTCTTCATCTACTCGCTGTTGCAGTACCGCGCCCTGGGCCTGGTCACCGTCGGCTCGCTCCTCGTGGCCACCGCGCTGACCTACGGGACCATCACACTGCTCGGCACGACCCACAACTTCAGACTCACCATGGCCGGGGTCACGGGTGTGATCGTGGCGATCGGTGTGACCGCGGACAGCTTCATCGTCTACTTCGAACGGATCAGAGACGAGGTCCGCGCCGGGCGACCACTGCGGTATGCCGTGGACACCGGCTGGCGGCGCGCCCGCGGCACGATCATCATCTCCGACGCGGTCAACCTGATCGCCGCCAGCGTGCTGTACTTCCTGTCCGAGGCCGGGGTGAAGGCCTTCGCGTTCACGCTGGGCCTCACCACGGTGATCGACCTGTTGGTCGTCATCATGTTCACCCACCCGGTCGTCAGCATCCTGGCCAACACCGAGTTCTTCGGGCAGGGCCACAAGTGGTCCGGGATGGACCCGGAGCGACTGGGTGCCAAACGGTCCACCTACCTGGGGCGCGGCAGGTTCTCCGCGCCCGAGCCCAAGAAACCCCGGCACACCCGCGAGGAACTCGAGGGAGGGATCGTCTGA
- the yajC gene encoding preprotein translocase subunit YajC — protein MSFQAAASTPQGGGFGTLLLLALPLLLIAYMIFSQRRKAKAMQQMQSEFQVGDEVMTSTGLYGRIAALEDGVVRLEVAPGVQLEWDRRAIVRSPRAGMSDQAGTDNEPTE, from the coding sequence ATGTCGTTTCAGGCCGCGGCGAGCACGCCGCAGGGGGGTGGCTTCGGGACGCTGCTCCTGCTGGCGCTGCCCCTGCTGCTCATCGCCTACATGATCTTCTCCCAGCGTCGCAAGGCCAAGGCCATGCAGCAGATGCAGTCGGAGTTCCAGGTCGGCGACGAGGTGATGACCAGCACCGGCCTCTACGGCCGGATCGCGGCGTTGGAGGACGGCGTCGTCCGGCTCGAGGTCGCCCCCGGAGTCCAGCTCGAGTGGGACCGCCGGGCGATCGTGCGCTCCCCGCGGGCCGGTATGTCGGACCAGGCGGGGACCGACAACGAGCCCACGGAGTGA
- the ruvB gene encoding Holliday junction branch migration DNA helicase RuvB — protein MPEGPGDDRWGSDGGWDDGSLDATARVVDADSSEEERRIEAALRPRRLTDFPGQQRVRDQLGLVLEAARRRQAPPDHVLLSGPPGLGKTTLAMIIAAELEQPIRITSGPAIQHAGDLAAVLSSMSEGEVLFLDEIHRMSRPAEEMLYLAMEDFRVDVIVGKGPGATAIPLELPPFTVVGATTRSGLLPAPLRDRFGFTGHLDFYSTEDLVKILTRNATLLEIEADPAGVEQIASRSRGTPRIANRLLRRVRDWAQVHGRHVVDLPAAEAALDLFDVDARGLDRLDRAVLEALCQRFGGGPVGLSTLAVAVGEEPDTVETVAEPFLVREGFMVRTPRGRAASPLAWQHLGLTPPQGSPGAGAGSQDTLPLSGDVGRFSG, from the coding sequence GTGCCGGAGGGCCCCGGCGACGACCGGTGGGGGAGCGACGGCGGTTGGGACGACGGGTCGCTGGACGCGACGGCGCGCGTGGTGGATGCCGACTCCAGCGAGGAGGAGCGCCGGATCGAGGCGGCGCTGCGGCCCCGCCGGCTGACCGACTTCCCGGGCCAGCAGCGGGTCCGCGACCAGCTGGGCCTGGTCCTGGAGGCCGCCCGGCGCCGCCAGGCACCGCCGGACCACGTCCTGCTGTCCGGCCCGCCCGGGCTGGGCAAGACCACGCTGGCGATGATCATCGCGGCCGAGTTGGAGCAGCCGATCCGGATCACCAGCGGACCGGCCATCCAGCACGCCGGTGACCTGGCGGCCGTGCTCTCCTCGATGAGTGAGGGGGAGGTGCTCTTCCTCGACGAGATCCACCGGATGTCCCGGCCCGCGGAGGAGATGCTCTACCTGGCGATGGAGGACTTCCGGGTGGACGTGATCGTCGGCAAGGGGCCGGGCGCCACCGCGATCCCGCTGGAGCTCCCACCCTTCACCGTCGTCGGGGCCACCACCCGGTCCGGCCTGCTCCCGGCCCCGCTGCGCGACCGGTTCGGCTTCACCGGACACCTCGACTTCTACAGCACCGAGGACCTGGTCAAGATCCTGACCCGGAACGCCACGTTGCTGGAGATCGAGGCCGACCCGGCCGGCGTCGAGCAGATCGCCTCGCGGTCCCGCGGCACACCCCGGATCGCGAACCGGCTGCTGCGGCGGGTGCGCGACTGGGCCCAGGTGCACGGACGGCACGTCGTGGACCTCCCCGCCGCCGAGGCAGCCCTGGACCTGTTCGACGTGGACGCCCGGGGGCTCGACCGCCTGGACCGCGCGGTCCTGGAGGCCCTGTGCCAGCGGTTCGGCGGCGGCCCGGTCGGGCTGAGCACCCTGGCGGTCGCCGTGGGGGAGGAGCCGGACACGGTCGAGACGGTGGCCGAGCCCTTCCTGGTCCGCGAGGGGTTCATGGTGCGCACGCCGCGCGGGCGGGCCGCCTCGCCACTGGCCTGGCAGCACCTGGGCCTGACCCCGCCGCAGGGTTCCCCCGGCGCCGGCGCCGGCAGCCAGGACACGCTGCCGCTGAGCGGGGACGTCGGCCGGTTCAGCGGCTGA